In Salarias fasciatus chromosome 2, fSalaFa1.1, whole genome shotgun sequence, one genomic interval encodes:
- the LOC115404151 gene encoding protocadherin beta-16-like, with protein sequence MKRQVLFLIWFFSLASVFGQIIYSVPEEMAKGSVVGNIARDLGMDVKRLKSGKARIFTSDTPEYLELSRDRGVLLIKERIDRETLCRQTTPCALHLQIILENPMELFRITIEITDVNDNRPTFKNVEKRFEISESAVSGSKFVLERAVDADIGINGLKNYSLKPTDNFVLKIENQADGNKKVEMVLRKPLDREKAEQISLLLTAVDGGEPQMSGTVKIFVTVLDVNDNAPVFSQPVYKAAIAENSKMGTTLATVSAADADKGTNGDVFYSVSTTIDNVSDTFAINEKGEVILTGQVDYEKAKYYQVDIEARDSGGLSDSSKIIVDIIDINDNTPVISILSKSDSVPESSHLSTVIVMFSVLDPDSGSNGKVNCRINPNVPFVITASSNDFYSLITDSDLDRERSSEYNITVTCSDEGVPSLSSSVTLTLKISDVNDNAPVFERSSYEAYIVENNTPGLSIFTVKATDADWNQNARVSYILEDSSINGVPVSSYLSVSADSGVIHAVRSFDYEQLKDFQFLVKAQDGGSPPLSSNVTVKILIQDQNDNPPQVLYPVQTGGSVVAEMVPRSADVGYLVTKVVAVDVDSGQNAWLSYKLQKATDRALFEVGLQNGEIRTIRQVTDKDSVKQRLTVIVEDNGQPSRSATVIVNVAVADSFPEVLSEFTDLIHDKEYSDNLTFYLVLALAVVSFLFITCVVVIISVKIYRWRQSRILYQSNLPVIPYYPPRYSDTLGTGTLQHVYNYEVCRTTDSRKSDCKFGRAGSQNVLIMDPSSTGTMQRIQSEKSILDEPDSPLEVSLSII encoded by the coding sequence ATGAAGCGGCAAGTATTGTTTCTCATCTGGTTTTTCTCTCTGGCCTCTGTCTTCGGTCAAATCATCTACTCTGTTCCGGAGGAAATGGCGAAGGGCTCAGTTGTCGGAAATATTGCCCGAGATTTAGGGATGGATGTCAAAAGACTAAAATCAGGCAAAGCTCGGATATTCACGAGCGACACTCCCGAGTACCTCGAGctgagcagagacagaggagtccTGCTTATCAAAGAGAGAATCGACAGAGAAACGCTCTGTAGACAGACGACACCTTGTGCCTTACATTTGCAGATTATTCTGGAAAATCCAATGGAGCTCTTTCGCATAACCATTGAAATCACCGACGTAAACGACAACAGACCCACATTTAAAAATGTCGAAAAGCGCTTTGAAATCAGCGAATCTGCAGTCAGTGGGTCGAAATTTGTATTAGAAAGAGCGGTCGATGCGGACATTGGCATAAACGGGCTGAAAAATTACAGCTTGAAGCCCACAGACAATTTTGTATTGAAAATCGAAAACCAAGCAGATGGAAATAAAAAGGTTGAAATGGTTTTACGCAAGCCTTTAGATAGAGAGAAAGCAGAACAGATATCCTTGCTTTTAACTGCCGTCGATGGAGGAGAACCTCAGATGTCTGGAACAGTAAAGATCTTTGTTACAGTACTTGATGTAAACGATAATGCTCCAGTTTTCTCACAGCCCGTTTATAAGGCAGCGATTGCGGAAAATTCTAAAATGGGAACAACACTGGCGACAGTGAGTGCCGCAGATGCCGATAAAGGAACAAATGGAGATGTATTTTATTCAGTATCAACGACAATTGATAACGTGTCTGACACATTTGCAATAAATGAAAAGGGTGAGGTTATACTGACAGGGCAAGTTGATTATGAAAAAGCCAAATATTATCAGGTAGATATTGAAGCCAGAGATAGTGGTGGTCTTTCAGATTCAAGTAAGATTATAGTTGATATTATTGATATTAATGATAATACACCAGTGATCAGTATACTGTCTAAATCTGATTCAGTCCCGGAAAGCTCACATCTCAGTACTGTTATAGTGATGTTCAGTGTCCTGGACCCAGACTCTGGCAGTAATGGCAAAGTGAACTGCAGGATCAATCCTAATGTACCCTTTGTAATTACAGCCTCATCAAATGATTTTTATAGCTTGATAACAGACAGTGATTTAGACCGGGAGAGATCATCTGAGTATAATATCACAGTGACCTGCTCTGATGAGGGAGTGCCCTCCCTCTCCAGCAGCGTCACTCTCACCTTAAAGATCTCTGATGTGAATGATAACGCACCTGTCTTTGAGAGGAGCTCATATGAGGCCTACATAGTAGAAAACAACACACCAGGCCTTTCTATATTTACCGTGAAAGCTACAGATGCTGACTGGAACCAGAATGCCCGCGTTTCTTACATACTGGAGGACTCGTCTATTAACGGAGTGCCAGTCTCCTCATATTTGTCCGTCAGTGCAGATAGTGGAGTCATCCATGCAGTACGCTCTTTTGACTATGAACAGCTCAAAGATTTTCAGTTTCTTGTCAAAGCTcaggatggaggctctcctccactcagcagcaacgTGACAGTGAAAatcctgatccaggaccagaacgACAACCCCCCTCAGGTCCTGTACCCAGTGCAGACTGGTGGCTCTGTGGTGGCTGAGATGGTGCCTCGTTCAGCAGATGTGGGCTATCTGGTGACCAAAGTGGTGGCTGTTGATGTGGACTCTGGACAGAATGCCTGGCTCTCATATAAACTCCAGAAAGCCACAGACAGAGCGCTGTTTGAAGTGGGATTACAGAATGGAGAAATCAGAACCATCCGCCAAGTCACTGATAAAGATTCAGTCAAACAACGACTGACTGTCATAGTGGAGGACAACGGACAGCCCTCTCGTTCTGCTACAGTCATTGTGAACGTGGCGGTGGCGGACAGCTTCCCTGAAGTGCTGTCAGAGTTCACTGACCTGATCCACGACAAGGAGTACAGTGACAACCTGACTTTTTACTTGGTGTTGGCTCTGGCTGTGGTTTCCTTCCTGTTCATCACCTGTGTGGTGGTGATCATCTCAGTGAAAATCTACAGATGGAGACAGTCCCGCATTCTGTATCAGTCCAACCTGCCTGTGATTCCATATTATCCACCACGTTACTCAGACACTTTGGGGACAGGGACTCTCCAACATGTGTACAACTACGAGGTGTGCAGGACGACAGACTCCAGAAAGAGTGACTGTAAGTTCGGCAGAGCTGGTAGTCAGAACGTGCTGATCATGGACCCCAGTTCAACAGGGACGATGCAGCGGATACAGAGTGAGAAGAGCATCCTGGATGAACCTGACTCTCCTCTAGAGGTTAGTTTGAGTATTATATAG
- the LOC115404158 gene encoding protocadherin beta-16-like: MRRQVLFFLIFAFSSAGGQVTYSIPEEMSKGSLVGNIAQDLAIEVKRLKSGKARIYTEDNAEYIELNRDRGVLLVKERIDREALCAQTTPCALHLQITLEDPIEFYTVTVEINDINDNAPSFKKEEMKFRISESAVIGAKFVLERAMDLDVGMNGLQSYSLKPTDNFHLKLHSQQDGSKKVEMVLQKHLDREAQDHLSLMLTAVDGGDPQLSGTMRVEISVLDVNDNAPVFTQEIYKVSITETAPKATILCTVSALDADVGLNGNVLYSITNTLDDVSLLFKIEEDTGVVSLIGNLDYEKAQTYEIHVQASDEGGLTDSCKIIVDVTDTNDNHPSINIMSKTNSVSENTRPGTVVTIFNVQDPDSGENGKITCDINDGMPFLMKTTSKKFFSLVTDSDLDRERSSEYNITVTCSDEGVPSLSSSITLTLQISDVNDNAPVFERSLYEAYIVENNTPGLSILTVKATDADWNQNARVSYILEDSSVNGVPVSSYVSVSADSGIIHAVRSFDYEQIKDFQFLVKAQDGGSPPLSSNVTVKIRIQDQNDNPPQVLYPVQTGGSVVAEMVPRSADVGYLVTKVVAVDVDSGQNAWLSYKLQKATDRALFEVGLQNGEIRTIRQVNDKDTVKQRLTVIVEDNGQPSRSATVIVNVAVADSFPEVLSEFTDLIHDKEYNDNLTFYLVLALAVVSFLFITCVVVIISVKIYRWRQSRILYQSNLPVIPYYPPRYSDTLGTGTLQHVYNYEVCRTTDSRKSDCKFGRAGSQNVLIMDPSSTGTMQRIQSEKSILDEPDSPLEVRLQHYFL; this comes from the coding sequence ATGAGGCGGCAAGTattatttttcttgatttttgcTTTCAGCTCAGCAGGCGGGCAAGTTACTTACTCTATTCCCGAGGAGATGTCGAAAGGCTCGCTCGTTGGTAATATAGCGCAAGATTTAGCAATAGAAGTGAAAAGGCTAAAGTCGGGTAAGGCTCGCATATATACAGAGGACAATGCGGAGTACATCGAGctgaacagagacagaggagtccTGCTTGTGAAAGAGAGGATCGACAGAGAGGCGCTGTGCGCGCAGACAACACCTTGCGCTTTGCATCTTCAAATCACGTTGGAGGACCCGATTGAATTTTACACAGTCACAGTTGAAATCAATGATATTAACGACAATGCACCGAGTTTTAAAAAGGAGGAGATGAAATTTAGGATTAGCGAGTCGGCTGTGATCGGAGCAAAATTCGTTCTCGAAAGAGCTATGGATCTCGACGTGGGAATGAATGGATTGCAGAGTTATTCGTTAAAACCCACAGACAACTTTCATCTGAAACTTCACAGTCAGCAGGATGGGAGCAAAAAGGTGGAGATGGTCTTACAAAAACATTTAGACAGAGAGGCGCAGGATCACCTTTCCTTAATGCTCACGGCTGTCGATGGTGGCGACCCTCAGCTGTCGGGGACAATGCGAGTAGAAATTTCAGTGCTCGACGTGAACGACAATGCTCCTGTATTTACACAAGAAATCTATAAGGTCTCTATAACTGAGACTGCTCCTAAAGCTACAATTTTGTGCACCGTGAGTGCATTAGATGCTGACGTAGGGTTGAATGGAAACGTGCTGTATTCTATAACAAACACGTTAGATGACGTCTCCcttttgtttaaaattgaaGAAGACACTGGGGTTGTGTCTTTGATTGGAAATTTGGATTATGAAAAGGCTCAGACATATGAAATACATGTACAGGCTAGTGATGAAGGGGGACTGACAGATTCTTGTAAGATTATTGTTGATGTAACCGACACCAATGATAATCACCCATCTATTAACATCATGTCTAAAACCaattctgtttcagaaaatacCAGGCCAGGAACTGTGGTTACAATATTTAATGTTCAGGATCCTGACTCAGGTGAGAACGGAAAAATAACTTGTGATATTAATGATGGTATGCCTTTTTTGatgaaaacaacatcaaaaaaGTTTTTTAGCTTAGTGACAGATAGTGATTTAGACCGAGAGAGATCATCTGAGTATAATATCACAGTCACCTGCTCTGATGAGGGAGTGccctctctctccagcagcaTCACTCTCACCTTACAGATCTCTGATGTGAATGATAATGCACCTGTCTTTGAGAGAAGCTTATATGAGGCCTACATAGTAGAAAACAACACACCAGGCCTCTCTATACTCACAGTGAAAGCCACAGATGCTGACTGGAACCAGAACGCCCGTGTTTCTTACATACTGGAGGACTCCTCTGTTAACGGAGTGCCAGTCTCCTCATATGTGTCCGTCAGTGCAGACAGTGGAATCATCCATGCAGTGCGCTCTTTTGACTACGAGCAGATCAAAGATTTTCAGTTTCTTGTCAAAGCTcaggatggaggctctcctccactcagcagcaacgTGACAGTGAAAATCCGGATCCAGGACCAGAACGACAACCCCCCTCAGGTCCTGTACCCAGTGCAGACTGGTGGCTCTGTGGTGGCTGAGATGGTGCCTCGTTCAGCAGATGTGGGCTATCTGGTGACCAAAGTGGTGGCTGTTGATGTGGACTCTGGACAGAATGCCTGGCTCTCATATAAACTCCAGAAAGCCACAGACAGAGCGCTGTTTGAAGTGGGATTACAGAATGGAGAAATCAGAACTATCCGCCAAGTCAATGATAAAGATACAGTCAAGCAAAGACTGACTGTCATAGTGGAGGACAACGGACAGCCCTCTCGTTCAGCGACAGTCATTGTGAACGTGGCGGTGGCGGACAGCTTCCCTGAAGTGCTGTCAGAGTTCACTGACCTGATCCATGACAAGGAGTACAATGACAACCTGACTTTTTACTTGGTGTTGGCTCTGGCTGTAGTTTCCTTCCTGTTCATCACCTGTGTGGTGGTGATTATCTCAGTGAAAATCTACAGATGGAGACAGTCCCGCATCCTGTATCAGTCCAACCTGCCTGTGATTCCATATTATCCTCCACGTTACTCGGACACTTTGGGGACAGGGACTCTCCAACATGTGTACAACTACGAGGTGTGCAGGACGACAGACTCCAGAAAGAGTGACTGTAAGTTCGGCAGAGCTGGTAGTCAGAACGTGCTGATCATGGACCCCAGTTCAACAGGGACGATGCAGCGGATTCAGAGTGAGAAGAGCATCCTGGATGAACCTGACTCTCCTCTAGAGGTTAGACTTCAACACTATTTTCTGTGA
- the LOC115404065 gene encoding protocadherin gamma-A5-like — protein MTRQVLLMICLLTVGSVFGQVSYSIPEEMTKGSLVGNVAQDLGLETKRLVSGKARIFTRDSDAYIELSRERGVLLVKERIDREALCRQTTPCALHFQIILENPMEFYTVTVQISDINDNAPTFEKSEMIFKISESAVIGAKFVLQRAVDLDVGINNLKRYQLRPTDNFVLKTHNDASGNKNVEMVLQKPLDREKQEQISLVLTAVDGGEPQMSGTMLIAITVLDANDNAPVFTQQTYKATVIENSPKGTAVATVTASDADHGPNSKVTYSITNTLDDVRKAFYVNEENGEIIVIGNIDFEESRSFEINVLASDDGGLTDSCKLTVDVQDRNDNNPEITIMSKSNIVSEDAQINTVVTMISIEDRDSGQNGNVQCFIGDNIPFALKSSTNNFYSLVTDSDLDRERSSEFNITVTCSDEGVPSLSSSVTLTLLIADVNDNAPVFGRSSYEAHIVENNTPGLSIYTVKATDADWNQNARVSYILEDSSVNGVPVSSYVSVSADSGVIHAVRSFDYEQIKDFQFLVKAQDGGSPPLSSNVTVKILIQDQNDNPPQVLYPVQTGGSVVAEMVPRSADVGYLVTKVVAVDVDSGQNAWLSYKLQKATDRALFEVGLQNGEIRTIRQVNDKDAVKQRLTVTVEDNGQPSRSATVIVNVAVADNFPEVLSEFTDLIHDKEYNDNLTFYLVLALAVVSFLFITCVVVIISVKIYRWRQSRIMYQSNLPVIPYYPPRYSDTLGTGTLQHVYNYEVCRTTDSRKSDCKFGRAGSQNVLIMDPSSTGTMQRIQSEKSILDEPDSPVEVRLI, from the coding sequence ATGACGAGGCAAGTGCTGTTGATGATCTGTCTCCTCACCGTCGGCTCGGTGTTTGGGCAAGTCAGCTACTCTATTCCTGAAGAAATGACAAAAGGATCGTTAGTCGGGAATGTAGCCCAAGATTTAGGTTTAGAAACAAAGCGTTTGGTTTCTGGCAAAGCTCGAATTTTTACCCGAGACAGTGATGCATACATCGAGCTGAGCAGAGAAAGAGGAGTCCTCCTCGTCAAAGAGAGAATCGACAGAGAGGCGCTCTGCAGACAGACGACGCCGTgtgctttacattttcagatcattttagaGAATCCGATGGAGTTTTACACGGTTACTGTTCAAATTTCTGACATTAACGACAATGCCCCTACGTTTGAAAAAAGCgaaatgatttttaaaatcaGCGAGTCCGCCGTGATCGGTGCAAAATTCGTTCTCCAGCGCGCGGTTGATCTTGATGTCGGCATCAATAATCTAAAGCGCTACCAACTGAGACCGACGGACAACTTCGTTCTTAAAACACACAATGACGCCAGTGGCAATAAAAACGTGGAGATGGTATTACAGAAGCCTTtagacagagagaaacaggagCAGATATCTCTCGTGTTAACAGCGGTAGATGGTGGAGAGCCGCAGATGTCAGGAACAATGCTGATCGCCATTACAGTTTTAGATGCGAATGATAATGCTCCTGTTTTTACACAGCAAACATACAAAGCTACTGTTATTGAGAATTCCCCTAAAGGCACAGCTGTTGCTACTGTAACAGCCTCAGATGCAGATCACGGCCCGAACAGTAAAGTAACGTATTCCATCACAAACACATTAGATGATGTCAGGAAAGCATTTTATGTCAATGAAGAAAACGGAGAAATTATAGTTATTGGAAATATTGATTTTGAAGAGTCACGAAGTTTTGAAATAAATGTACTTGCCAGTGACGACGGAGGTCTCACAGATTCATGTAAATTAACTGTTGACGTACAGGATAGAAATGATAATAACCCTGAAATAACCATCATGTCTAAATCTAATATCGTTTCGGAAGATGCGCAAATAAATACTGTTGTGACAATGATCAGCATTGAGGATAGAGACTCGGGACAAAATGGAAACGTGCAATGTTTCATTGGCGACAACATACCCTTTGCATTAAAATCATCAACAAATAATTTCTATAGTTTAGTAACAGATAGTGATTTAGATCGAGAGAGATCCTCTGAGTTTAATATCACAGTGACCTGCTCTGATGAGGGAGTGCCCTCTCTCTCCAGCAGTGTCACTCTCACCTTGCTGATCGCTGATGTGAATGATAACGCACCTGTCTTTGGGAGGAGCTCATACGAAGCCCACATAGTAGAAAACAACACACCTGGCCTCTCTATATACACAGTGAAAGCCACAGATGCTGACTGGAACCAGAATGCCCGTGTTTCTTACATTCTGGAGGACTCCTCTGTGAACGGAGTGCCAGTCTCCTCATATGTGTCCGTCAGTGCAGATAGTGGAGTCATCCATGCAGTGCGCTCTTTTGACTACGAGCAGATCAAAGATTTCCAGTTTCTTGTCAAAGCTcaggatggaggctctcctccactcagcagcaacgTGACAGTGAAAatcctgatccaggaccagaacgACAACCCCCCTCAGGTCCTGTACCCAGTGCAGACTGGTGGCTCTGTGGTGGCTGAGATGGTGCCTCGTTCAGCAGATGTGGGCTATCTGGTGACCAAAGTGGTGGCTGTTGATGTGGACTCTGGACAGAATGCCTGGCTCTCATATAAACTCCAGAAAGCCACAGACAGAGCGCTGTTTGAAGTGGGATTACAGAATGGAGAAATCAGAACTATCCGCCAAGTCAATGATAAAGATGCAGTCAAACAACGACTGACTGTTACAGTGGAGGACAACGGACAGCCCTCTcgttcagctacagtcattgtGAACGTGGCGGTGGCGGACAACTTCCCTGAAGTGCTGTCAGAGTTCACTGACCTGATCCACGACAAGGAGTACAATGACAACCTGACTTTTTACTTGGTGTTGGCTCTGGCTGTAGTTTCCTTCCTGTTCATCACCTGTGTGGTGGTGATTATCTCAGTGAAAATCTACAGATGGAGACAGTCCCGCATCATGTATCAGTCCAACCTGCCAGTGATTCCATATTATCCTCCACGTTACTCAGACACTTTGGGGACAGGGACTCTCCAACATGTGTACAACTACGAGGTGTGCAGGACGACAGACTCCAGAAAGAGTGACTGTAAGTTCGGCAGAGCTGGTAGTCAGAACGTGCTGATCATGGACCCCAGTTCAACAGGGACGATGCAGCGGATACAGAGTGAGAAGAGCATCCTGGATGAACCTGACTCTCCTGTTGAGGTTAGACTAATTTGA
- the LOC115404075 gene encoding protocadherin gamma-A2-like translates to MNRQVLLFISLLSFNAVIAQVSYSIPEEMSKGSLVGNIAQDLGLEIKRLVSGKAKIFTRNSDEYIELNRERGVLLVKKRIDREALCTETALCALHFQIILENPMEFYTVTLQITDVNDNAPTFEKGEMKFKISEAAAIGAKFVLERAVDLDVGLNGVQKYELKPTDNFDLQMHNNADGNKNVEMVLKKPLDREKQEQISLVLTAVDGGEPQMSGTMLIVITVLDANDNAPVFTQQTYKATVIENSPKGTVVATVTASDADQGFNSELTFSITNTLENVRKIFDINTDSGEVFVIGNIDFEKSKLFQINVVASDNGGFTDTCKVIIDVQDVNDNTPEINIMSKSNVISENAPVSTVVTMINIVDLDSGENGIVKCFINENIPFILKSSTDSFCSLVTDSELDRERASEYNITVTCSDEGVPSLSTSVTLTLQISDVNDNAPVFEKSSYEACIVENNTPGLSIFTVKAADADWNQNARVSYRLEDSSVNGVPVSSYVSVSADSGVIHAVRSFDYEQIKDFQFLVKAQDGGSPPLSSNVTVKILIQDQNDNPPQVLYPVQTGGSVVAEMVPRSADVGYLVTKVVAVDVDSGQNAWLSYKLQKATDRALFEVGLQNGEIRTIRQVNDKDAVKQRLTVIVEDNGQPSRSATVIVNVAVADSFPEVLSEFTDLIHDKEYNDNLTFYLVLALAVVSFLFITCVVVIISVKIYRWRQSRIMYQSNLPVIPYYPPRYSDTLGTGTLQHVYNYEVCRTTDSRKSDCKFGRAGSQNVLIMDPSSTGTMQRIQSEKSILDEPDSPIEVRLLLHSSCP, encoded by the coding sequence ATGAATCGGCAAGTactgttgtttatttccctCCTGTCGTTCAACGCAGTGATCGCGCAGGTCAGCTACTCTATTCCAGAGGAAATGTCTAAAGGATCTCTCGTGGGAAACATAGCGCAGGATTTAGGTTTGGAAATTAAACGTTTGGTATCCGGAAAAGCAAAAATCTTCACGAGAAACAGCGACGAGTACATCGAGCTGAACAGAGAAAGGGGAGTCCTCCTCGTTAAGAAAAGGATCGACAGAGAGGCGCTGTGTACAGAGACGGCGCTTTGTGCTTTACATTTCCAGATCATTTTAGAGAATCCGATGGAGTTTTACACGGTGACTTTACAGATTACTGATGTTAACGACAATGCACCTACATTTGAGAAAGGtgaaatgaaattcaaaattAGCGAAGCAGCTGCAATCGGCGCAAAATTTGTTCTGGAAAGAGCTGTCGACCTGGATGTAGGATTAAATGGAGTTCAAAAATACGAATTGAAACCTACAGACAACTTTGATTTGCAAATGCACAACAATGCAGATGGAAATAAGAACGTGGAGATGGTGTTAAAGAAGCCTTtagacagagagaaacaggagCAGATATCTCTCGTGTTAACAGCGGTAGATGGAGGAGAACCGCAAATGTCAGGAACAATGCTGATCGTTATTACGGTTTTGGACGCGAATGATAACGCTCCTGTCTTTACACAGCAAACATACAAAGCTACTGTTATTGAGAATTCACCTAAAGGTACAGTTGTTGCTACTGTAACAGCCTCAGATGCAGATCAAGGCTTTAACAGCGAGCTCACCTTTTCAATCACAAATACATTAGAAAATGTGAGGAAGATTTTTGACATAAACACAGATAGTGGGGAGGTTTTTGTGATTGGAAACATTGACTTCGAAAAGTCTAAGCTTTTTCAAATTAATGTAGTTGCCAGTGACAACGGAGGATTCACAGACACATGTAAGGTAATAATTGATGTTCAAGATGTTAATGACAATACACCCGAAATTAACATAATGTCAAAATCAAATGTAATATCAGAAAATGCCCCAGTTAGCACAGTTGTTACTATGATAAATATTGTAGACCTGGACTCAGGAGAAAATGGAATTGTAAagtgtttcattaatgaaaacataccattcattttaaaatcatcaACAGATAGTTTCTGTAGTTTAGTGACAGACAGTGAGCTCGACCGAGAAAGAGCTTCTGAGTATAACATCACAGTGACCTGCTCTGATGAGGGAGTGCCCTCCCTCTCCACCAGCGTCACTCTCACCTTACAGATCTCTGATGTGAATGATAACGCACCTGTCTTTGAGAAGAGCTCATATGAAGCCTGCATTGTAGAAAACAACACACCAGGCCTCTCTATATTCACAGTGAAAGCCGCAGATGCTGACTGGAACCAGAATGCCCGTGTTTCTTACAGACTGGAGGACTCCTCTGTTAACGGAGTGCCAGTCTCCTCATATGTGTCCGTCAGTGCAGATAGTGGAGTCATCCATGCAGTGCGCTCTTTTGACTACGAGCAGATCAAAGATTTCCAGTTTCTTGTCAAAGCTcaggatggaggctctcctccactcagcagcaacgTGACAGTGAAAatcctgatccaggaccagaacgACAACCCCCCTCAGGTCCTGTACCCAGTGCAGACTGGTGGCTCAGTGGTGGCTGAGATGGTGCCTCGTTCAGCAGATGTGGGATATCTGGTGACCAAAGTGGTGGCTGTTGATGTGGACTCTGGACAGAATGCCTGGCTCTCATATAAACTCCAGAAAGCCACAGACAGAGCGCTGTTTGAAGTTGGATTGCAGAATGGAGAAATCAGAACTATCCGCCAAGTCAATGATAAAGACGCAGTCAAACAACGACTGACTGTCATAGTGGAGGACAACGGACAGCCCTCTcgttcagctacagtcattgtGAACGTGGCGGTGGCGGACAGCTTCCCTGAAGTACTTTCAGAGTTCACAGACCTGATCCACGACAAGGAGTACAATGACAACCTGACTTTTTACTTGGTGTTGGCTCTGGCTGTAGTCTCCTTCCTGTTCATCACCTGTGTGGTGGTGATTATCTCAGTGAAAATCTACAGATGGAGACAGTCCCGCATCATGTATCAGTCCAACCTGCCTGTGATTCCATATTATCCTCCACGTTACTCAGACACTTTGGGGACAGGGACTCTCCAACATGTGTACAACTACGAGGTGTGCAGGACGACTGACTCCAGAAAGAGTGACTGTAAGTTCGGCAGAGCTGGTAGTCAGAACGTGCTGATCATGGACCCCAGTTCAACAGGGACGATGCAGCGGATACAGAGTGAGAAGAGCATCCTGGATGAACCTGACTCTCCTATAGAGGTTAGACTGCTTTTACATTCATCTTGTCCTTAG